TGCTATACTTGTATATATCTATCGCATTGGTTGTTATGTTGAATGTCTTGACATTAGAAATATTTAGAACTGCTCCTTTAATATTGATAGGTAAAACTGTCAACAAATTCTTTTGAAATATTAGTCCACCAGTATCTAATTTTATTAGCTCCAATGTAATATTATTTAAATGAACACGAGTATTATTCAATACTATATTCTTCAGTATTATGGGAAACGGGATAGAAAGAATATTATCTAGTTTTATACTTTCATATTTTTTATATAATTTATTTGTTGTGTCATTTTTTTTTATTTTTATGCAAACATCTTCCAAAAAAAGATGATTAATGTATATTTGTTTATTCCATATATATTTTAGATTTAAAATAACATCACATGCATCAACTTTGATTATACCTATCGAGTTTTCATATACTACATGAGTAACATTAAATTTACCCCAGCCACCAGAAACAGAATCAAATTTTAGACCAGGAATACAATATGTAATTCCTGTAAGAGTCAAATATGTTCCTATATTAGTACCTAATAAAAACACAAAAACCCCACATACTATTGACATCCATGCTAAAAAAATAACACAGATTTTTTTTATACAAATCATAAATCCGGCCCCAAACCGACATATAAATATAAAAACTGACGATTTATCTTACCTTTATGCATTAATGGGGTTGCGACATCCAATTTTACAGGACCTATTGGTAATTGCCAACGCGCCCCGATACCTATACCAGATCTAAGATTATCCCATTTGATATTATTAGTAATCTCCCCTGCATCTATAAACATAGCTCCCCACCACTTATTAATCACATTATACTGATATTCAAACGTAGTAGTAATGAGCTTAGCAACGACACTCTTAAAACATTTAGTATTATCATAAGGATATAAAGATTTATATTTATATCCACGAATACCATTGTCTATGTTAGAAAAAAATCGAAACATTAAACCAATAGATGAAAAATTGTTGGTATCTATCCAACTTAAATTGCCACGAGCCAAAATACGATGTTTTTTTAAAAATGTCCGCACCCAAATATTTTGAACTTGCACAGCAACAAAATTAATATCTGATTTCCAACAATTATTAGATATATTTATTGAGTAACGCTGGCTATCTCCCCAATATGGGATTATTTCACCTCTCTTCCGAACACGGGATATGCTTATCCCTGGATAAATGAATATTATATTTTTAGTGATATAACGATTAGAACAATAATTAAAGTGCCAATGCACATTAATTGAACGTTGCCATTTGTGAGAACAATTCCAATAACGAGCCATATTTACAGTCACAGCACTGGATTGAATGTTATCTGTATCTTCGTGTATCAAACCTCCTTGTAATAAATAATATTGTTCTAATGGATTGGAAAATAATGGAATTTTGTAACTTAAATCAAGAACTTGTTCTGGAGTAGATAAACTAAAATTAGTTTCTAAACTATGCCCATATGCATTAATCCATGGTTTTTTCCAAATAATTTTAGTTCTAGGACCCACGTCAATAGTATAACCAGACCCGATTGCAAAATTATTTTTTGCACAAGGATCAAGAAAAATATCTAATATTATTTTTTTTTTTTGTTGAAGATGCATATAATCTGAAGAAATTGATACTGATTCAAACCAATTAGTGTAAGAAAATCGACGATTTAATTCCATAACGGATGCAGCACTGTAATGTTCTCCCAAGCGTATATTAGATATGTTTTTTAAATAATCCTCCTTAATTTGATTACCATGGAATTTAATTCTTTCAAAAACATAACGCTGACCACTATAAAAATCTATATTCCAAACACTTTGATAACGAGAAGGTATAACAATAAGTTGACTATTTTGGAACTTAGCATCAAAATATCCTTTGAATAAAGCTAAATTATACAGTTTATTTTTAAACTGTTCATAATCTTTGTGACTTAATCTTTTTCCAATAAAAGATTTGCTATCTTTTATTATTTTTTGATAATCAACATCCTGTGCACCATCTCCTTGTATAACGACATTTACTTCAGTTACTATAACTGGAATCCCAGGCTCAACTTTAATAACTAATAAACCAGAATTTTCATTCAAAGACTTAAGTGGGGAAAAAATCAATGTGGGCGCATAATAGCCTAATGGGCGCAGTCCAGTTCTAATTGCATTATCTATTTTTTTTTTAAATCTAAATCTACATATTTTACATTAGTATGTATACTCAATAATTTCTGACGCACATTATAATCTAATTCACTATCTAATCCTTCTACTCTTAAACTGATACTGCTATCACATATTAGTGGTATAAAAAAATATATTATTAAATACAACCTTATTATCATATATTTTTTAAAATCCCGAAAAATATATCGAATCATTAACTATATTATATATATATATATATATTAATGTATGAACTCAATCATAATATGATTGTGTCTTTTTTATGTATATTACTAGTATCTTACTGACAATGCTGACAAAATAATACTATAAATTGAAAAATTTAAATACCGACAATAGTTATTGATATTAATTATTTAATTAATATACATACAATCAACAAACCAATTAATACGATGAAACTTGAAAACCAGGATTTAAAAAAGACCGATCAATATTTTTATAGTGCAAAGGCTTGCCGTTCCAATCATTAACTGCAGCGCCAGCGGTTCTAGCTATTACATGTCCAGCAGCTGTATCCCAAATTTTAGTACAAGAAAATCTTGGATAAAATTGAGCGCTACCTTCTGCTATTAAACAAAATTTAAATGAAGATCCAATGTTAACAATTTTATAGTTTTTCAATTTTTTTAAATAATTATATAATTTATATCGATCGCAAGAAAAATCACTACTACGACGACTCATCACTATAATTGGATCACGAACCATACGTACTGTAATGTTTATATATTCTCCTCGATCATTAATCTTCCATACTTGTCCATTGTCTGCAGCATATAATACATTGTACACTGGAACATATACTACTCCCATAATAGGTTGACCATACTCAATGAAAGCAATATTAACAGTGAACTCACCATTGCGTAATAAAAACTCTTGAGTTCCATCTAAAGGATCTATTAACCAAAAACAATTTTTATCTCTACATTCTCTCCATCTAGTAATATCTTCTTCAGATAAAATTGGAATTTTAGGCGTCAAATTTTTCAAATAATACACAATAACCTTATGAGAAAATAAATCAGCATTAGTGATAGGAGATGTATCTAACTTCTTGCACGCATTTAATTTTAAACCTCCGTTATAAATCCTCATAATTTCTATTCCAGCTGTACGAGCAATATAACTTACTTTTTCCACCATTTTATGATAAAAAACCATAACATATATCCTTATTAACTTTTTGAGCGAGCATAAGATAAGCTCAAAACACAACATATTAATCATGTATTTATAAAAATCAACACTTAACTTTAAGTAATCATATAATAATGATTATTAGTTGAAATAAAAGATATACATCTTCATGTTTATATTTTCTTAAAAAAGATGTATCCCTTACTTACATTTCTATTTTGCAATAATTGAAAAGGGTTTATAGAATTTTCTTATACGACTTAAATAATAATAATGAAAATTATTGTATTATTTATGGATTATTTAATTTTCATTATTTAACCAAGAATAATAACGTTTATTTTGGCAAAAATATCGTTATAAATATGAATATTTATATTATATGTACCAATAGTTTTTAATACATCATGGTTAGGTAATCTAATCTGAGATTTAGAAATATTAAAACCAGAAGCGGCTGTGATCGCAGTAGCTATATCACGAGAACCGATAGAACCAAATAATTTCCCTTCAACACCTGATTTAGCTTTAATAGTAATACTACCTAATTTGTTGATAGTTTCTGCGCAAAATTCAGCTTGAGTTTGCGCTGCTATAGTTTTAGATTGTAACTCAAGTTGTTGTGCTTTAAATATTTCAATATTTTTTTTTGTAGATGGTATTGCTTTAGATTTGGGTATTAAAAAATTACGAGCATAACCTGAACGTACGATAACTTCTGATCCTATACTTCCAAGTTTATCGATATTACTTAATAAAATAATCTTCATTGTTATTTCCGTTTATAATATATAAACATTATACTAATTCTCAAGAAACTACAATTACTGATGATGATCAGTATACGGTAGTAAAGAAAGATAACGTGCTCTTTTAATGGCACGTGCTAGCTGTCGTTGATATCTTGCTCGCGTTCCAGTAATTCTGCTTGGAATGATTTTTCCACTGTCTATAATAGAATGCTGTATTGTAATAAGATCTTTATAATCAACATAAATACATTTTTCTGCCGTAAACCTACAAAATTTTCGATGACGTATAAAACGTGCCATAATTAATTAACTCCATACTCTATCATAAAATTCGTACAAATTTAATGAACTTATTTTATAATTAAAAATTATTACTTTTTTAAAATAAAAAGTAATCGAAATATTTCTAGATTTTCAATTATCATTTTCATTGTTAAAATCCACAAACATTTCATTAAAACTAACACAATACTAATAAATATTTATTTAAATAAAACTAATAACTTCCTCCGTACTTGATGTGCATAATATATTTTATTGTACTATGTACTATTTATGTAATACTCTTGATTTTCTTCTCTTTTTTTCATCATAGGAGATGGTTCAACGACCGCATATTTAGTTCGTATTATCATACTACGTATGATTTTTTTGTTAAAATGACAATCATCATTTAATTCTTTAACAATATCTTGAGATACTTCTATGTTCAATAACACATAATAAGCTTTATGCAACTTTTTAACTGGGTACGCTAATTGGCGACGTCCCCAATTTTCTATGCGATGAATTTTTCCTTGACCATTAGTAATAATGGTGGTGTAGTGACCAATTATATTAGATATTTCTTCTTTAAAATCAGGATGTATCATAAAAACTATTTCATAATAACGCATATATTATTTTCCCTTCATTATAATTTTTCCACTTTTATTGAAAGAATAACATTCTTAAAAAAAAATATAAATGTTTATATTTCTTGCGTATTTTATTCTTAAACGATCGTTTATATAAATTTTAAAACTTTATTTTCTTGAAGAAACTATACCCACATAATGACAAGAAGCATTATTTATATTGATTACGTTGTCTCAATGCTTCAAATAAACATATTCCTGTAGCTACTGAAACATTAAGAGATGTTGCAACCCCTAACATTGGAATAGTAATTAGTTCATCGCAATTTTTTTGGGTTAGGTAACGAATACCATCGCCCTCGGAACCCATTACAAAAGCTAATGGCCTAATTAATTTACTGTTAAAAATTAGATGTTGAGATTTTATTACAGTGCCAATAATCCAAATATTATATTTTTGAAGTAATCGTAACGTCCTAATTAAATTAGTTACTTGCATAAAAGGTACATTATCTACAGATCCACTAGCCACTTTTCTAACTGTTCCATTTAAACGCGCTGAACGATTACGTGGTGCAATAACTATATGCGCCCCGGCTGCATCTGCGGATCTTAAACATGCACCCAAATTATGTGGATCAGTCACTCCATCTAATACCACTAATAATGGTGTGGTTTTACATTTCATTAAAAAATTCGGCAAATCATTTTCTTGCATACAACAATTTGTAACTATTTTGGCAATGATACCTTGATGCAACGCACCTCGCGCTTGAATATCTAACTGTCGGCGACTACATTCTTGAATACTAATTTTACATTGTTTTATTTGATCAATTAACAATTTCAAACGCAAATCTTTAGATTTATGCATAATACACACAGACAAAATTCGCTGGGAATAATTGTCTAAAACCGATTTTACAGAATGTATACCATATACTAATTCGCTCATTTCACTTATGAAAATAATTAGTTCCACATAATATTCGAAATAAACTTTGTAAAATACATTGTATACCATGTTATTACTAATGACATGGTATACAATGTATTTAGATATATACCATTATCATGAATTTATTAATTCTAAATATAGTGATATATAATATGTTGAGATATTTTATTTATCGTAACCGTATATTTAATATAAATAAAAATAAATTTAATATTTATTGACCAAATAAATAGTCTTTTATTCAAAATAAGATATCAATTCCCTCATATTGCATTAAGAATCAAACGGATTACGCAATATTATTATTGCAGAACGGTCTAAACCAGTAGAAATAATACTTATAGGAACTCCGATAAGTTTTTCTATGCGTTTTACATATAATTGTGACTCTTTAGGAAGATGATGGAACACCGTGATGCCTACAGTGCTTGTCATCCACCCGGGTAATGTTTCATATATAGGTTCTAAAGCTTCCCATTCTTCCAAAGAAGATGGACATTTATGTATTATTTGTCCATTTTTATTGCGATATGCAATACAAATTTTTAGCTCTTTTAAGCCATCCAAAACATCCAGTTTTGTTAAACAACACGAAGAAAAAGAATTAATTTTTACGGAATACCGTACTGATACCGCATCAAACCACCCAGTACGACGACGGCGTCCAGTAGTAGAACCAAATTCATTCCCATTCATACATAACCAATTACCTATATCATTTGACAATTCCGTAGGAAAAGGACCAAATCCAACACGAGTAGAATACGCTTTTACAATACCTAAAACATAATCAATATAACTAAGCCCAACTCCTGCACCAACGCTTACACTTCCAGAGATAGTATGAGCAGAAGTAACATAAGGATATGTTCCATGATCTACATCTAATAAACTACCCTGAGCTCCTTCAAATATAACTGAATCACCTCGTTTTGCAGCATCATCTAATAACTCGGTTACATCAACAACCATATCTATCAACATGTCAGATACTGACATAACTTCATCTAAAACAATCTGATAATTAATAGGATGTGTTTTATAATAATTAACTAATTGAAAATTATAATAATCTATCACATTTTTCAATTTTTTTTTAAAACTCTTTATGTTATATAAATCGCTTATTCGTAAAGCGCGTCGCGCAACTTTATCTTCGTGTGCTGGCCCAATACCACACCCTGTCGTGCCAATGGTTTTAGAGATGCGATCATTTTCTCTAGCCAAATCCATTGCTACATGATAAGGCAGCAACATAGGGCAAGACGCAGAAACAAATATGCGTTTACATGTTGAAAGACCTGATTTTAATAAGATTTTTATTTCTTTTATTAAAGAAACTGGCGATAATACAACTCCATTAGTAATAACAGTAGTAACATGATTATGTAAAATTCCAGAAGGAATTAAATGCAAAGTTATTTTTTTACGGTCTACCACAATAGTATGACCAGCGTTATCTCCTCCTTGATAACGCACTACATATTGAGCTCGTGAAGCTAACCAATCAACTATTTTGCCTTTACCTTCATCACCCCATTGAGCTCCTATTACAACAATGCTTCTAGCCATTTCTTAAAGTCACCTATTAATTCAAATAACTATTTTATTAATAATACATTGTGGGTACATGATGCTTTCTATTCCATCAGGTCATATATAATCTATTTAATCGAACAGCATAAATAATGATTATCCAAGAATCTACAAATATCTTGAATTATATAATTAATTATTAAGCCCAGTAGTACTTTTTGGTGATTTCATAAAACGTAAAAAATCAGTTTCCGCGCTTAATACCATAAGATCATTGTTATTTTTCTTAAAACTATTTTCATACGCACGTAAAGTGCGTACTAACGCATAAAATGAAGGATCTTCATTGAAAGTAGTAGCATATAGTTTAGCAGTTTCTGCATCAGCTTCACCCCGAATAATTAACGACTGACGTTTAGCCTCAGCTAAAGTACGTGTTACTTCATAATCTGCTGTAGCACGTAATTTTTCCGCTTCTTCTCGTCCCTGTGATCTATGCCGCCTAGCAACAGCATCACGTTCTGCGCGCATACGCTGATAAATTGCATCAGATACCTCTGTCGGTAAATTTATTTGCTTAATTCGTACATCCACAATCTCAATACCCAATGCAGCCATACTGTTTGGATGAACCAAATCAGAAACACGATATTGTTCTTGTTTTGAAATATCATAATTTTTCAAATAGAAATTAGATTTTTTAATATTATTAAAATGAAACTCTGGCTCTTCTTCTCCTGAAGTACCATTATTTAACGACGCACGTACATCTGTCATTAATTTATTGCGAGAATCTGTCACAATGCCTTGAACATTTAATCTCCCTAATTCTGAACGTAAACGATCGGAAAATTTTCGTTTTATTAACACTTCCGCTTGAGAAATATCACCCCCTCCTGTTGCTAAATAATATCGACTCAAATCACTAATACGCCATTTTATATAAGAATCAATAATCAAATCCTTTTTTTCCATAGTAACAAACCGATCTGCTTGGTTATCCATGGTTTGAATACGTGAATCTAAAATTTTAATTGTCTCAATAAATGGAATTTTTATATGCAATCCAGGATTGTAGATCAATGGATTATTATTTGTATCACGTAATACTTTACCAAAACGCAATATAATACCTTTATGCCCCTCTTCTATTGTAAACAAAGAAAAAAATAATATTATTATTATACACATAACAAATGAAAAAAAATTTCGTATCATCTACGACTCTCTCCCTTTACGTGCAATATCAATACGTTGTATATTAGCCTGTCTTTGATCTAATACTTTTTCTTTAGGTATAGAACTCGTATGATGAGACAGCTGAGTACTTTTTGATATTAACTGTGAATCATTCATGTCAGTATCACTAGTGGCGCATATTTGATTTAAATTAAGCGCATCATCAGTGTTATCAATACTATCAGAATACGCGATTTTATTATTATTTTTAATTTTATCTACTTGACCTGAAGGTAGTAATAATACGTTCTGTGTATTTTTTGAATTTACAAATATTTTTCTAGTATTGCTTAACACACGTTCCATGGAATTAATATATAATCGCTCACGAGTAATTTCAGGAGCTGCTCTATACTCCGGTAAAATTTTAGAAAATCTTTGTACTTCTCCTTGTGCTTCCAAGATAGTGCGTGCTTTATATGCACGACCTTCTTCTAAAATACGTTGCGCGTGTCCATTAGCACGTGGCTGCACTTCATTGGCATAAGCTTCAGCTTCACGAATGTATTGCTGTTCATTTTCTCGAGCGGCAATAGCATCATCAAATGCTGCTTTTACCTCTTCTGGAGGACGTGCTGTTTGAAAGTTTACGTCTAATAAAGTAATACCCATGTTATAAGGACGTATTGTTTGCTCTAAAACTCTTCGCGTATCACTACGTACTACCGTGCGTCCTTCTGTTAAAATACGATCCATATTATATTTTCCAATAACTCCACGCAAAGCGCTATCAGTGGCTTGACGCAAGCTATCATCAGCATCAATAACGTTAAATAAATAGTTTTTTGGATTAGTTACACGATACTGTACATTCATCTCTACTCGAACTACATTTTCATCTGAAGTTAACATCATACCAGAGGCTGCTAGTTCACGTACTGATTCTACATTTACTGGAATTACAATATCAAAAAAAGTAGGTTTCCAATTTAGCCCTGGTTGTACTAAATGATGATATTTTCCAAATCTTAAAACTACTCCACGTTCCGCTTCTTTAATCGTATATAAACCGCTCATAATCCACACAAAAGCAACAATAATCAATATTAATATGATAAAAAAATTTTTATTTCTAGGAAATTTTTCTGAATCTTTATTGTGATTGCTAAATATATTTAATTTATCGGTTATTTTATCTAAATACTTATCTGTATCTAATATATTAAATTCAGATTTATTATTATCTTCAAGAAAAGCATGATCTACATCATTTCTAGAATGATGTATCCATGGATCATAAATATACCTATAGTTATTAAGATGATTACAAACCATATTTTTCCTCACACACTATATGAGTGATCTAACTATTTCTATTGTTTTAAAAATATTAAACAATATAATTTATCAATAATTTATTATTTTTTAACAAACGACCCCAATTTACAGCAGATAAATATATTTTTAACCTAACATAATTATCATCTTCAACCCAATATTGTTTAACAACTTGTAGTCTATACAACTTCTCGCATAAATCATTATTCATAGGTATTCTCAATTCATAAGAAATCATATTGTTTGATAGTAACTCATTAACAGCTTGTAGCACCAAAGAAATACCTAAATTATTTTGAGCTGATATCCAAACTTGACTTGGATAACCATGATTATCGCGGTCAATATGTGGCACTATTTCTTTTAATCGATCTATCTTGTTCATCACTAACAGCATTGGAATATTATGAACGTTCAAATTACTCAACATACAATGTACCGTGTTAATATTTTGTTCAAACTTTTCGTCAGAAACATCTACAACATGTAATAATAGCGTTGCTTCTACCGTTTCTTGTAAGGTTGCTTTAAAAGAAGATACTAAATCATTTGGTAAATTCTGAATAAAACCCACCGTATCTGTTAATATAATGTCATGTATTCCCTTATATACAATACGTCTACTTGTAGGATCAAGAGTAGCAAAAAGTTTTGATGACGTATATGCATGTGATGCAGTCATTACGTTAAATAAAGTAGATTTTCCAGCATTTGTATATCCTACTAAAGAAACAGTAGGTACCCCAATTCTAACACGATGTCGTCTGCCCTGTTCTCGTTGATTTTCTATTTTTTTTAAACGCAATAAAATCTGGGTCATTTCCTTACGCAATAAACGACGATCACTTTCTAATTGCATTTCTCCTGACCCTCCTCGTAAACCAATACCTCCTTTTTGACGCTCAAGATGACTCCATTCATGCACTAAACGAGAGTTCAAATGCTTCAGTTGAGCTAATCTTACTTGCAACTTACCTTCGTACGTACGTGCACGTTGCGCAAAGATATTAAGAATGAGTTGATTTCTGTCAATTATCTTACATTTTAATAGACACATAAGATTTCGTTCTTGATGAGGAGATAAAATACAATTAAACAACACAATAGATACAGAATTATTTTGAATCATGCGTTCAAGCTCTAATACTTTTCCGATTCCAATAAAATATTTAGCATTACA
This sequence is a window from Blochmannia endosymbiont of Camponotus sp. C-003. Protein-coding genes within it:
- a CDS encoding autotransporter assembly complex protein TamA, translating into MNENSGLLVIKVEPGIPVIVTEVNVVIQGDGAQDVDYQKIIKDSKSFIGKRLSHKDYEQFKNKLYNLALFKGYFDAKFQNSQLIVIPSRYQSVWNIDFYSGQRYVFERIKFHGNQIKEDYLKNISNIRLGEHYSAASVMELNRRFSYTNWFESVSISSDYMHLQQKKKIILDIFLDPCAKNNFAIGSGYTIDVGPRTKIIWKKPWINAYGHSLETNFSLSTPEQVLDLSYKIPLFSNPLEQYYLLQGGLIHEDTDNIQSSAVTVNMARYWNCSHKWQRSINVHWHFNYCSNRYITKNIIFIYPGISISRVRKRGEIIPYWGDSQRYSINISNNCWKSDINFVAVQVQNIWVRTFLKKHRILARGNLSWIDTNNFSSIGLMFRFFSNIDNGIRGYKYKSLYPYDNTKCFKSVVAKLITTTFEYQYNVINKWWGAMFIDAGEITNNIKWDNLRSGIGIGARWQLPIGPVKLDVATPLMHKGKINRQFLYLYVGLGPDL
- the cysQ gene encoding 3'(2'),5'-bisphosphate nucleotidase CysQ; this translates as MVEKVSYIARTAGIEIMRIYNGGLKLNACKKLDTSPITNADLFSHKVIVYYLKNLTPKIPILSEEDITRWRECRDKNCFWLIDPLDGTQEFLLRNGEFTVNIAFIEYGQPIMGVVYVPVYNVLYAADNGQVWKINDRGEYINITVRMVRDPIIVMSRRSSDFSCDRYKLYNYLKKLKNYKIVNIGSSFKFCLIAEGSAQFYPRFSCTKIWDTAAGHVIARTAGAAVNDWNGKPLHYKNIDRSFLNPGFQVSSY
- the rplI gene encoding 50S ribosomal protein L9, producing the protein MKIILLSNIDKLGSIGSEVIVRSGYARNFLIPKSKAIPSTKKNIEIFKAQQLELQSKTIAAQTQAEFCAETINKLGSITIKAKSGVEGKLFGSIGSRDIATAITAASGFNISKSQIRLPNHDVLKTIGTYNINIHIYNDIFAKINVIILG
- the rpsR gene encoding 30S ribosomal protein S18; translated protein: MARFIRHRKFCRFTAEKCIYVDYKDLITIQHSIIDSGKIIPSRITGTRARYQRQLARAIKRARYLSLLPYTDHHQ
- the rpsF gene encoding 30S ribosomal protein S6; translated protein: MRYYEIVFMIHPDFKEEISNIIGHYTTIITNGQGKIHRIENWGRRQLAYPVKKLHKAYYVLLNIEVSQDIVKELNDDCHFNKKIIRSMIIRTKYAVVEPSPMMKKREENQEYYINST
- the rlmB gene encoding 23S rRNA (guanosine(2251)-2'-O)-methyltransferase RlmB, with the protein product MSELVYGIHSVKSVLDNYSQRILSVCIMHKSKDLRLKLLIDQIKQCKISIQECSRRQLDIQARGALHQGIIAKIVTNCCMQENDLPNFLMKCKTTPLLVVLDGVTDPHNLGACLRSADAAGAHIVIAPRNRSARLNGTVRKVASGSVDNVPFMQVTNLIRTLRLLQKYNIWIIGTVIKSQHLIFNSKLIRPLAFVMGSEGDGIRYLTQKNCDELITIPMLGVATSLNVSVATGICLFEALRQRNQYK
- a CDS encoding adenylosuccinate synthase, which produces MARSIVVIGAQWGDEGKGKIVDWLASRAQYVVRYQGGDNAGHTIVVDRKKITLHLIPSGILHNHVTTVITNGVVLSPVSLIKEIKILLKSGLSTCKRIFVSASCPMLLPYHVAMDLARENDRISKTIGTTGCGIGPAHEDKVARRALRISDLYNIKSFKKKLKNVIDYYNFQLVNYYKTHPINYQIVLDEVMSVSDMLIDMVVDVTELLDDAAKRGDSVIFEGAQGSLLDVDHGTYPYVTSAHTISGSVSVGAGVGLSYIDYVLGIVKAYSTRVGFGPFPTELSNDIGNWLCMNGNEFGSTTGRRRRTGWFDAVSVRYSVKINSFSSCCLTKLDVLDGLKELKICIAYRNKNGQIIHKCPSSLEEWEALEPIYETLPGWMTSTVGITVFHHLPKESQLYVKRIEKLIGVPISIISTGLDRSAIIILRNPFDS
- the hflC gene encoding protease modulator HflC translates to MIRNFFSFVMCIIIILFFSLFTIEEGHKGIILRFGKVLRDTNNNPLIYNPGLHIKIPFIETIKILDSRIQTMDNQADRFVTMEKKDLIIDSYIKWRISDLSRYYLATGGGDISQAEVLIKRKFSDRLRSELGRLNVQGIVTDSRNKLMTDVRASLNNGTSGEEEPEFHFNNIKKSNFYLKNYDISKQEQYRVSDLVHPNSMAALGIEIVDVRIKQINLPTEVSDAIYQRMRAERDAVARRHRSQGREEAEKLRATADYEVTRTLAEAKRQSLIIRGEADAETAKLYATTFNEDPSFYALVRTLRAYENSFKKNNNDLMVLSAETDFLRFMKSPKSTTGLNN
- the hflK gene encoding FtsH protease activity modulator HflK; its protein translation is MVCNHLNNYRYIYDPWIHHSRNDVDHAFLEDNNKSEFNILDTDKYLDKITDKLNIFSNHNKDSEKFPRNKNFFIILILIIVAFVWIMSGLYTIKEAERGVVLRFGKYHHLVQPGLNWKPTFFDIVIPVNVESVRELAASGMMLTSDENVVRVEMNVQYRVTNPKNYLFNVIDADDSLRQATDSALRGVIGKYNMDRILTEGRTVVRSDTRRVLEQTIRPYNMGITLLDVNFQTARPPEEVKAAFDDAIAARENEQQYIREAEAYANEVQPRANGHAQRILEEGRAYKARTILEAQGEVQRFSKILPEYRAAPEITRERLYINSMERVLSNTRKIFVNSKNTQNVLLLPSGQVDKIKNNNKIAYSDSIDNTDDALNLNQICATSDTDMNDSQLISKSTQLSHHTSSIPKEKVLDQRQANIQRIDIARKGRES
- the hflX gene encoding ribosome rescue GTPase HflX, which gives rise to MYDLGYLNNQSILVNITFFDKKKQNKSFNLQECLSLASTAGMEILEILTSNGKTCNAKYFIGIGKVLELERMIQNNSVSIVLFNCILSPHQERNLMCLLKCKIIDRNQLILNIFAQRARTYEGKLQVRLAQLKHLNSRLVHEWSHLERQKGGIGLRGGSGEMQLESDRRLLRKEMTQILLRLKKIENQREQGRRHRVRIGVPTVSLVGYTNAGKSTLFNVMTASHAYTSSKLFATLDPTSRRIVYKGIHDIILTDTVGFIQNLPNDLVSSFKATLQETVEATLLLHVVDVSDEKFEQNINTVHCMLSNLNVHNIPMLLVMNKIDRLKEIVPHIDRDNHGYPSQVWISAQNNLGISLVLQAVNELLSNNMISYELRIPMNNDLCEKLYRLQVVKQYWVEDDNYVRLKIYLSAVNWGRLLKNNKLLINYIV